From Macaca mulatta isolate MMU2019108-1 chromosome 1, T2T-MMU8v2.0, whole genome shotgun sequence, the proteins below share one genomic window:
- the LOC693756 gene encoding RNA polymerase II subunit A C-terminal domain phosphatase SSU72 like protein 2, whose translation MFSSSLRVAVVCVSNINRSMEAHSILRRKGLSVRSFGTESHVRLPGPRPGHPVVYDFATTYKEMYNDLLRKDRECYTCNGILHILGRNERIKPGPERFQECTDFFDVIFTCEESVYDTVVEDLCSREQQTLQPVHVINTDIKDTLEDATLGAFLICELCQCLQQSDDMEDSLEELLLQMEEKSGRSFLHTVCFY comes from the coding sequence ATGTTCTCCTCCTCACTCAGGGTggctgtggtgtgtgtgagcAACATCAACAGGAGCATGGAGGCCCACAGCATCCTCAGGAGAAAAGGGCTGAGTGTCCGGTCTTTCGGAACGGAATCTCATGTGAGGCTACCGGGACCAAGACCCGGTCATCCTGTAGTTTATGATTTTGCAACAACATATAAGGAGATGTACAATGACCTCCTCAGGAAAGATAGAGAATGTTACACCTGCAATGGAATCTTACACATCTTGGGAAGAAATGAGAGAATCAAGCCCGGTCCAGAAAGATTTCAGGAGTGCACTGATTTCTTTGATGTCATCTTTACCTGTGAGGAGAGTGTCTATGACACCGTGGTGGAAGATCTGTGTTCCAGAGAACAGCAGACCTTGCAGCCTGTGCATGTGATCAACACGGACATCAAAGATACCCTGGAAGATGCCACCCTGGGagctttcctcatctgtgagcTTTGCCAGTGCCTGCAGCAGTCAGACGACATGGAAGACAGTCTGGAGGAGCTGCTGTTGCAAATGGAGGAGAAGTCAGGAAGAAGCTTTCTTCACACCGTCTGCTTCTACTGA